From Anaerohalosphaera lusitana, one genomic window encodes:
- the atpH gene encoding ATP synthase F1 subunit delta, which yields MPESVRHVVREIYSEVLFELAEEAGCVDKVMEDLERVVEILQEQPEFASLLASQELKGQEKSEMVRRVFKEKISDLALDFLCVLARRNRIGFLASIFDQYEVMLDAQQNISLVEVTFAQKPKPEKLEKLKSELSDALKAKVKLRVDIEPEIMGGVIIKIGDRMIDNSLKNILGRAVNSVVENSKSKLKKSKSGFAGKKAPAVRKPNERI from the coding sequence ATGCCAGAATCAGTCAGACATGTTGTTCGAGAGATATATTCGGAAGTTCTGTTTGAGCTGGCCGAGGAGGCAGGCTGTGTCGACAAAGTGATGGAAGATCTCGAACGCGTGGTCGAGATACTGCAGGAACAGCCTGAATTTGCAAGTCTGCTCGCGTCTCAGGAGTTGAAAGGGCAGGAAAAAAGTGAAATGGTCAGGCGGGTATTTAAGGAAAAAATATCAGACCTGGCTTTGGATTTTCTATGTGTTCTGGCCCGCCGTAATCGGATCGGTTTTCTTGCGAGCATCTTCGATCAGTACGAAGTCATGCTCGACGCCCAGCAGAATATATCTTTAGTGGAAGTTACATTTGCCCAGAAGCCCAAGCCCGAAAAGCTGGAAAAGCTCAAATCTGAACTTAGTGACGCTCTAAAGGCGAAAGTCAAGCTCAGGGTGGATATCGAGCCCGAGATAATGGGCGGCGTTATTATAAAGATCGGTGACCGGATGATCGATAATTCGCTCAAGAACATTCTGGGCAGAGCCGTGAACTCGGTCGTCGAAAATTCAAAGTCGAAGCTAAAGAAAAGCAAGTCAGGCTTTGCTGGTAAAAAAGCTCCGGCAGTTCGCAAGCCGAATGAACGCATCTGA
- the purH gene encoding bifunctional phosphoribosylaminoimidazolecarboxamide formyltransferase/IMP cyclohydrolase — MVVKIKTALISVSDKTEVVDFAKSLSEMGVNIISTGGTAKKLSEAGIEITSIDSVTGFPEMMDGRVKTLHPKIHGGLLALRDKDSHAAALKDHDITPIDLVCVNLYPFEATIAKPDCKFEDAVENIDIGGPSMVRSAAKNHKYVSVVTSPVQYSGIVEEMKNNDGGVSQETRTDLARVAFGLTASYDAAISSYLNEKSGVEFPERVSLSVSKETGLRYGENPHQSAAFYTMPGSKEVSVCSGELLEGGKEISFNNLLDTNAAFELVKEFDDPAAVVVKHLNPCGCAVDSDIAVAYEKAYLGDVVSAFGGIIALNRPVDVDLATIIMESYNRFGKANGASGFFAEVIIAPSFDTDALEAIRSLKAWGQRVRLIATGQIDRNAVDTNEYDVRCLVGGLLLQKRDMVAWEPDQLTYPTKLKPTEEQLEDLRLAWITAKHVKSNTITLVNGKKLVGVGAGQMNRVESGLIAFKHAGEMSKGAALGSDAFFPFPDNVENAAKAGVSCIIQPGGSKKDEDVIAAADELGIAMVFAGKRHFKH, encoded by the coding sequence ATGGTTGTTAAGATTAAAACCGCATTGATCAGCGTTTCTGACAAAACGGAGGTTGTCGATTTCGCGAAGAGCCTCAGCGAAATGGGTGTTAACATCATAAGCACAGGCGGCACGGCAAAGAAGCTTTCAGAAGCTGGTATCGAGATCACGAGTATCGACTCAGTTACCGGTTTTCCCGAGATGATGGATGGTCGGGTTAAAACGCTGCATCCCAAGATACACGGCGGTCTGCTTGCTCTGCGTGATAAGGACAGCCATGCCGCAGCACTTAAGGATCATGATATTACGCCGATCGACCTGGTTTGCGTCAATCTGTATCCTTTCGAAGCCACGATTGCCAAGCCGGACTGCAAATTTGAGGATGCTGTCGAGAATATTGATATCGGCGGCCCAAGTATGGTTCGCTCGGCGGCCAAGAACCATAAATACGTCTCTGTCGTGACCAGCCCTGTTCAGTACAGCGGCATAGTCGAGGAAATGAAGAACAACGATGGCGGCGTGAGCCAGGAAACGCGTACCGACCTTGCAAGAGTCGCCTTCGGTCTGACAGCTTCGTACGATGCGGCGATTTCTTCGTATCTCAACGAAAAGTCCGGCGTCGAGTTCCCCGAGCGTGTATCTCTGTCGGTCAGTAAGGAAACCGGCCTGCGGTATGGCGAGAACCCGCATCAAAGCGCTGCTTTCTATACGATGCCGGGCAGCAAGGAAGTAAGCGTCTGCAGCGGTGAACTGCTGGAAGGCGGCAAGGAGATAAGTTTCAACAATCTGCTTGATACCAACGCTGCATTTGAGCTGGTCAAGGAATTCGATGATCCTGCAGCGGTTGTCGTAAAGCATCTTAACCCGTGCGGATGTGCGGTTGACAGCGACATCGCAGTCGCTTACGAAAAAGCTTATCTGGGCGACGTTGTCAGTGCTTTCGGCGGCATAATTGCTCTGAACCGTCCTGTCGATGTAGATCTGGCAACAATTATAATGGAATCATACAATCGTTTCGGCAAGGCCAACGGTGCCAGCGGTTTCTTCGCCGAGGTTATCATCGCACCTTCATTCGATACGGATGCTCTCGAAGCCATCCGAAGCCTCAAGGCCTGGGGTCAGCGGGTACGTCTGATCGCTACCGGCCAGATCGATCGCAACGCCGTCGATACTAATGAATACGATGTTCGCTGTCTGGTCGGCGGTCTGCTGCTGCAGAAGCGTGACATGGTAGCATGGGAGCCGGATCAGTTGACATATCCGACAAAGCTCAAGCCAACTGAAGAACAGCTCGAAGATCTGCGTCTTGCGTGGATCACCGCAAAGCACGTCAAGAGTAATACGATCACACTGGTCAACGGCAAAAAGCTTGTTGGCGTCGGTGCGGGGCAGATGAACCGTGTAGAGTCGGGCCTTATCGCATTCAAGCATGCCGGTGAGATGTCCAAGGGTGCCGCACTCGGTTCGGATGCATTCTTCCCGTTCCCGGACAACGTTGAAAACGCTGCCAAGGCGGGCGTATCCTGCATAATCCAGCCAGGCGGTTCCAAAAAGGATGAGGATGTGATTGCTGCTGCGGATGAACTCGGCATCGCGATGGTCTTTGCCGGCAAACGTCATTTCAAACACTAA
- the atpE gene encoding ATP synthase F0 subunit C, translating into MFELMNFLAEVNIDDKGLGMLGGVMGAGLAVIGAGIGIGNIVGKATEAIARQPETGGRIFTTMIIGAALVEGVTLFALVICLLAVLGVG; encoded by the coding sequence ATGTTCGAATTGATGAATTTTCTAGCAGAAGTGAATATTGACGACAAAGGACTGGGCATGCTGGGCGGTGTTATGGGTGCCGGCCTTGCGGTTATCGGTGCAGGTATTGGTATCGGAAATATCGTCGGAAAGGCGACGGAGGCCATTGCGCGTCAGCCAGAGACCGGCGGCCGTATTTTCACCACTATGATCATTGGTGCGGCTCTCGTCGAAGGTGTCACACTGTTTGCGCTCGTTATTTGTCTACTCGCTGTTCTGGGTGTCGGTTAA
- the atpA gene encoding F0F1 ATP synthase subunit alpha, with product MKFDVNEISSLIKQEITRYRKEVDVATVGKVLEVGDGIARVYGLDNAMAGEMLEFENGVVGEAFNLEDESVGAVIYGEYEKIQEDSQVRATGKVLTVPVGHEICGRVVNALCEPIDGKGDIETQSKRLVEIAAPGIADRQPVRNPLITGLKSIDSMIPIGRGQRELIIGDRKTGKTAIGLDTIINQKGQDVICVYVAIGQKESTVAEVVRTLRDHGAMEHTVVVSASASESAALQYIAPYAGTAVAEYFMYEHGMDTLCIYDDLSKHANAYRELSLLLRRPPGREAYPGDIFYLHSRLLERSAKLHNDKGGGSLTALPIIETLEGQVSAYIPTNIISITDGQVYLQRDLFLGGIRPAVDVGISVSRVGGDAQPPAMKKVAPKLRLDLAQFRELQDFARLGTELDPAAQAQLDRGLRMVEVLKQQQFSPLSIGEQVVSILAGSTRMLDDIRTDDVLHFLTEMLSWMKLEAPEYITEVNESGDLTDEMRESIVSAIEAYKTIYRFSFGK from the coding sequence ATGAAATTCGATGTTAACGAAATATCAAGCCTTATAAAGCAGGAGATAACGCGCTACCGCAAAGAGGTTGACGTAGCCACGGTCGGTAAAGTGCTGGAAGTTGGTGACGGTATCGCGCGTGTTTACGGCCTAGATAATGCCATGGCCGGCGAGATGCTCGAATTCGAGAACGGTGTTGTAGGCGAGGCGTTCAATCTCGAAGACGAGAGCGTCGGCGCTGTCATATACGGCGAGTATGAAAAAATACAGGAAGATTCTCAGGTCCGCGCCACCGGCAAGGTTCTTACTGTGCCGGTGGGTCACGAGATCTGCGGCAGGGTGGTAAATGCGCTCTGCGAGCCCATCGACGGAAAAGGTGACATCGAGACACAATCCAAGAGGCTGGTCGAAATAGCGGCGCCGGGCATCGCTGATCGACAGCCCGTGCGGAATCCGCTTATTACCGGTCTGAAGAGCATCGACTCTATGATACCGATCGGCAGGGGACAGCGGGAGCTGATCATCGGTGACCGCAAAACCGGTAAGACAGCGATTGGGCTGGATACGATCATCAATCAGAAGGGACAGGACGTCATCTGCGTCTACGTAGCGATCGGCCAGAAAGAATCTACAGTCGCAGAGGTCGTCAGGACGCTCAGAGATCATGGTGCGATGGAACATACGGTTGTTGTTTCGGCCAGTGCATCCGAAAGTGCCGCATTGCAGTATATCGCGCCCTACGCTGGTACCGCAGTGGCGGAGTATTTTATGTATGAGCACGGCATGGATACGCTTTGTATTTATGACGACCTTTCCAAGCATGCGAATGCCTACCGTGAGCTTAGTCTGCTCCTTCGCAGACCGCCGGGACGTGAAGCATATCCGGGTGATATCTTCTATCTGCACAGTCGACTGCTCGAACGCAGTGCCAAACTCCACAATGATAAAGGCGGCGGTTCACTTACCGCGCTGCCGATCATCGAAACACTAGAAGGGCAGGTCTCCGCGTATATCCCGACAAACATTATTTCGATCACTGACGGCCAGGTCTACCTCCAGCGTGACCTGTTCCTTGGCGGCATAAGGCCCGCTGTGGACGTGGGAATTTCTGTCAGTCGTGTGGGTGGTGACGCACAGCCGCCTGCGATGAAGAAGGTCGCTCCCAAGCTCAGGCTCGATCTCGCTCAGTTCCGTGAACTGCAGGACTTCGCAAGGCTCGGTACGGAGCTGGATCCGGCAGCCCAGGCTCAGCTCGATCGCGGGCTCAGAATGGTCGAAGTGCTCAAGCAGCAGCAGTTCTCGCCGCTCAGTATTGGTGAGCAGGTCGTGTCGATCCTGGCAGGCTCTACCAGAATGCTGGATGATATAAGGACCGATGATGTGCTGCATTTCCTGACAGAGATGCTTTCATGGATGAAGCTCGAAGCCCCTGAATACATTACGGAAGTGAACGAATCGGGTGATCTGACGGACGAAATGCGCGAGAGCATAGTCTCGGCGATCGAGGCATATAAAACCATCTACAGATTCTCGTTTGGAAAATAG
- the atpG gene encoding ATP synthase F1 subunit gamma, whose product MASTRQILSRRRAAQNINKVTGTMETISAVRYRQLYGSWYEGQEFYDSLARLAYLIVTAEQTIEHPLLFDNQSRTHALVVIGSDRGLCGAYNSNIFKLLDVHRKMAKRFNRELKIYAKGNRVINHLRSQQVPIEHIYDEFEDVPSVDQTEEIANHFIEQYMRGEIGRLGMVYTRFFSAASQQAQTLSVLPVAELIDDLTTRATVIWPWEVEFEDFLLSPDPEQIFDGLAKMMIRTVISGCFHEAVLSEHLSRVIAMRSASDNAQEMIESLTHEYNRERQSQITNELLDILGGALQ is encoded by the coding sequence ATGGCAAGTACGCGGCAAATTCTATCTCGCCGAAGGGCGGCACAGAACATAAATAAGGTCACTGGCACTATGGAGACCATATCTGCGGTGCGCTACAGGCAGCTTTATGGGAGCTGGTACGAAGGACAGGAGTTCTATGACAGTCTGGCTCGTCTTGCCTATCTGATCGTTACCGCAGAGCAGACTATCGAACATCCGCTGCTGTTCGATAATCAGTCGCGAACACATGCGTTGGTAGTGATCGGCAGTGACCGCGGTCTTTGCGGTGCGTACAACAGCAATATTTTCAAGCTGCTCGATGTGCATCGTAAAATGGCAAAGAGGTTCAACCGTGAGTTGAAGATATACGCCAAGGGTAACAGGGTCATAAACCATCTTCGCAGCCAGCAGGTGCCGATCGAGCATATCTACGATGAGTTTGAGGATGTTCCATCAGTTGATCAGACTGAAGAGATCGCCAACCATTTTATAGAACAGTACATGCGGGGCGAGATCGGCAGACTCGGCATGGTCTATACGCGGTTCTTCAGTGCCGCAAGTCAGCAGGCCCAGACTCTTTCAGTGCTTCCTGTTGCCGAACTTATCGACGACCTGACCACGCGTGCAACAGTGATATGGCCGTGGGAAGTTGAATTCGAGGATTTTTTGCTCTCGCCTGACCCCGAGCAGATATTCGACGGCCTGGCGAAGATGATGATCAGAACAGTTATTTCCGGTTGCTTTCATGAAGCGGTGCTCAGCGAACATCTTTCACGGGTCATCGCGATGAGGAGTGCCTCGGACAACGCCCAGGAAATGATCGAATCACTAACGCATGAATATAATCGCGAAAGACAGTCACAGATCACAAACGAGCTTCTTGACATTCTCGGCGGTGCGTTGCAGTGA
- the atpF gene encoding F0F1 ATP synthase subunit B: MKVRSVCAVLLLWACNACALAAEEAPAHGEGESEAPSIFTGYLGESFWTVLAFFLLLAVLWKIAWKPLLASLTARQEHIKKEISDAEKIRNQANEVLQDYKNKLAKADEEGKKIVVAHTSKAEKQSKEILTKARQEVEQMKEKAAEDIERSRIEAQAQLWDQAGEMVLRLGHEVLGKSLTTDDNSRMIDQAIEKLKSEQTRKEENVSGG; encoded by the coding sequence ATGAAAGTCAGAAGTGTTTGTGCAGTTCTGCTGCTGTGGGCCTGTAATGCCTGTGCGTTGGCCGCTGAGGAGGCGCCTGCGCATGGGGAGGGCGAGAGCGAAGCTCCCAGCATCTTCACCGGCTATTTGGGTGAGTCCTTTTGGACCGTTCTGGCTTTTTTTCTGCTTCTTGCTGTCCTTTGGAAAATAGCCTGGAAGCCGCTACTGGCCAGCCTGACAGCTCGTCAGGAGCACATCAAGAAAGAGATCTCCGACGCTGAAAAAATCCGCAACCAGGCCAACGAGGTCCTTCAGGATTACAAGAATAAACTGGCAAAGGCCGACGAGGAGGGCAAGAAGATCGTTGTGGCCCATACAAGCAAGGCCGAAAAGCAGAGTAAAGAGATACTTACTAAAGCCCGGCAGGAAGTCGAGCAGATGAAGGAGAAGGCTGCTGAGGACATCGAGAGAAGCCGGATCGAGGCCCAGGCTCAGCTTTGGGATCAGGCCGGTGAGATGGTGCTAAGACTTGGACATGAAGTGCTTGGCAAATCACTTACGACGGACGACAATTCGCGTATGATCGATCAGGCGATCGAGAAACTGAAATCCGAACAGACCCGTAAAGAAGAAAACGTCTCAGGCGGCTAA
- a CDS encoding F0F1 ATP synthase subunit epsilon, translating to MVGLIGRKFNLSILTPGKSLMEGKVALLNIPAHDGMRGILYNHCPMLCQLGTGIMEVHEIAGEPDRYYLVEGGLARINENHVTILAYDATNLRDMELEEAKELVRKSRELVAGKGYIQHQKKTEITPEKARLLVHLAELDKFDETES from the coding sequence ATGGTTGGACTTATCGGAAGAAAATTCAATCTTTCAATACTTACCCCGGGCAAGTCGCTGATGGAGGGCAAGGTTGCTCTGCTGAATATCCCGGCACATGACGGTATGCGGGGTATTCTTTACAATCACTGTCCGATGCTCTGTCAGCTTGGTACGGGGATAATGGAAGTGCACGAGATCGCCGGTGAGCCGGACAGGTATTATCTGGTAGAGGGTGGTCTGGCTCGTATAAATGAAAATCACGTGACCATACTAGCTTACGATGCTACGAATCTGCGGGATATGGAGCTGGAGGAAGCGAAGGAGCTGGTTCGCAAGTCTCGTGAGCTGGTTGCCGGAAAAGGATATATCCAGCACCAGAAAAAGACCGAGATCACCCCTGAAAAGGCCAGGTTACTGGTTCATCTGGCTGAACTTGACAAATTTGACGAAACTGAGAGCTGA
- a CDS encoding PQQ-binding-like beta-propeller repeat protein, whose product MFKYLVVFAFIVLSAMAPSASAQTQSGMENESDWLVSNDLLQAGGMAMAWQINMPLKADEDIDRIFVFDDYAYVLTDSNFLFCINTKTGTPRFSLELASKGLPVCNPTYAENKLYFIIGNDLKIVDPAVGSIVESQELPAIGRSAYCGIAKTEEMLYVAGSNNRLTAINPETYIKSFQATADDDSPIYSFVASSDYLVFATTPGTVFAIDPLSPEKDWEFIGAEGLKAPLVDEDGSVYISSLDTKVYKLNISNGRSEWPIPFEAGSPLQKSVRLGQDVFYQYAGQSGFYAADKETGKAVWELKGGLEVLTEESGSAYIFTAPGVLTVMDNNAGEKLYSVNFSDVTDYAVNTEDKMYIANDDGRFMAIEIVK is encoded by the coding sequence ATGTTCAAATATCTGGTAGTTTTTGCTTTTATAGTCTTATCCGCTATGGCTCCGTCAGCTTCCGCGCAGACTCAATCAGGAATGGAGAACGAAAGCGACTGGCTGGTTTCCAACGATCTGCTGCAGGCTGGGGGTATGGCTATGGCCTGGCAGATAAACATGCCGCTCAAAGCGGATGAGGACATTGACCGAATATTTGTTTTCGATGATTATGCTTACGTATTGACTGATTCGAACTTCCTGTTCTGCATAAACACCAAAACGGGTACTCCGCGGTTCAGCCTTGAGCTCGCCTCGAAGGGTCTGCCTGTGTGCAACCCTACTTACGCAGAGAATAAGCTCTATTTTATAATCGGCAACGATCTTAAGATCGTCGATCCTGCGGTTGGCTCAATTGTGGAGTCGCAGGAATTGCCAGCAATCGGCCGGTCCGCTTACTGCGGCATCGCCAAAACGGAAGAAATGCTCTACGTTGCGGGCTCTAATAATCGTCTGACAGCGATCAATCCGGAAACTTACATCAAAAGTTTCCAGGCAACGGCCGACGATGATTCTCCAATCTATTCATTTGTGGCTTCGAGTGATTATCTCGTTTTTGCAACCACACCCGGGACAGTGTTTGCCATCGACCCGCTGAGTCCGGAGAAGGATTGGGAGTTCATCGGAGCAGAAGGGCTCAAGGCTCCGCTGGTCGACGAAGATGGATCGGTCTATATCAGCAGTCTGGATACAAAAGTCTATAAGCTGAATATCTCGAACGGCAGAAGCGAATGGCCGATACCTTTTGAAGCTGGCAGTCCGCTTCAGAAGTCTGTTCGTCTTGGTCAGGATGTTTTCTACCAGTACGCCGGTCAGAGCGGTTTCTATGCAGCGGACAAAGAAACCGGCAAGGCCGTATGGGAACTGAAAGGCGGGCTCGAGGTACTCACTGAAGAATCAGGCAGTGCCTACATTTTCACAGCACCCGGTGTTCTCACCGTAATGGACAATAATGCTGGCGAGAAGCTGTATTCTGTCAATTTCAGCGATGTTACGGATTACGCTGTAAACACCGAAGATAAGATGTACATTGCAAATGACGATGGCCGATTCATGGCGATCGAAATAGTCAAATAA
- the atpB gene encoding F0F1 ATP synthase subunit A, translating to MSSGLQNILASTSLLDHVASKDLFTIGAFRFTNHMLMMTLAVIGLCIVMPLAIGRRKLVRKGFGNAIEAICLYLREEVARPFLGEKTDKYIGFIWTMFFFILTMNLFGLIPMDRIIFFITDKQNHYGGTATGNIWITGALASISFVTFHWAGIRENGLAHYFKSFIPKVPWPLIPLMYLMETISSFVRVFALAIRLYANMLAGHILLGVLIFLIILFKNYLTAFPAVPAYIAFSILELFVAFLQAYIFTFLTTIFIGFAVFPEH from the coding sequence ATGAGTTCGGGCCTGCAAAATATTTTAGCTTCGACGAGCCTGTTGGACCATGTTGCCAGCAAGGACCTGTTTACTATCGGGGCATTCAGGTTTACCAACCACATGCTGATGATGACGCTGGCGGTAATCGGTCTTTGCATCGTCATGCCACTTGCCATAGGGCGAAGAAAGCTCGTGAGGAAGGGGTTCGGCAATGCGATCGAGGCGATCTGTCTGTATCTGCGAGAAGAAGTGGCTCGACCGTTCCTTGGAGAAAAAACGGACAAATACATTGGTTTTATCTGGACTATGTTCTTTTTCATTCTGACCATGAACCTGTTCGGGCTGATACCCATGGACAGGATCATTTTCTTTATTACCGACAAGCAAAATCATTACGGCGGTACGGCTACGGGCAATATCTGGATCACGGGGGCACTTGCCAGCATATCATTTGTGACCTTTCACTGGGCGGGAATACGTGAGAACGGTCTTGCTCATTACTTCAAGAGCTTCATACCCAAAGTACCCTGGCCGCTGATACCGCTTATGTATCTTATGGAGACGATAAGCTCATTCGTAAGAGTTTTTGCCCTTGCAATTCGTCTTTATGCGAATATGCTTGCCGGTCATATACTTCTTGGTGTGCTGATATTTCTGATAATTCTATTCAAGAATTATCTTACGGCGTTTCCGGCTGTTCCGGCCTATATCGCTTTTTCCATACTCGAATTGTTTGTGGCCTTCTTGCAGGCTTACATATTTACGTTTTTGACTACTATTTTTATTGGTTTCGCTGTATTTCCTGAGCACTGA
- the atpD gene encoding F0F1 ATP synthase subunit beta, translating to MSKGRIVQILGSIFDAEFAGDVPAIYNAVKIPGPLADGRKELVGEVQQHLGDGRVRIIALGSTQGLRRGMQVDDTGSSLKVPVGKETLGRVFNLLGDPVDGGAPVRSKEKWPIHREPPKFVELSAKSEVFETGVKVVDLLCPFVKGGKTGLFGGAGVGKTVMIQELIARIATEHGGYSVFAGVGERTREGNDLWLEMQETQIGDTGTSVLENTCLVFGQMNEPPGARLRVPLTALTMAEYLCEMSGAETLLFIDNIFRFSQAGSEVSALLGRIPSAVGYQPTLATEMGQLQERIASTAKGAITSVQAVYVPADDLTDPAPATTFTHLDSSVVLSRSIAEKGIYPAVDPLASSSRILDPNVVGKEHYDVAQQVLEYLQRYHDLQDIIAILGVDELGKSDQLAVSRARRLERFFSQPFTVTMQFTGMEGKYVSAADTVRSCKEICEGKWDHLPEQSFMYVGVVEEAAQQAAQRGA from the coding sequence ATGAGCAAAGGCAGAATAGTTCAAATACTTGGCAGCATCTTTGATGCCGAATTCGCCGGTGATGTTCCGGCAATATACAACGCGGTAAAAATTCCAGGCCCTCTCGCTGACGGCAGAAAAGAGCTTGTTGGTGAGGTACAGCAGCATCTGGGTGACGGCCGGGTGCGCATCATCGCGCTGGGCAGTACGCAGGGGCTCCGAAGAGGGATGCAGGTGGACGACACCGGTTCTTCTCTGAAAGTGCCCGTTGGTAAGGAAACCCTCGGCAGGGTATTTAATTTGCTTGGTGATCCGGTCGATGGCGGAGCGCCGGTACGCAGCAAAGAGAAATGGCCGATCCACCGTGAGCCGCCTAAATTCGTCGAGCTTTCGGCCAAGTCCGAAGTTTTTGAAACGGGCGTAAAAGTCGTTGATCTGCTTTGCCCGTTCGTGAAGGGCGGTAAGACCGGGTTGTTCGGCGGTGCCGGTGTTGGTAAAACCGTTATGATCCAGGAGCTTATCGCTCGCATCGCTACCGAGCACGGCGGTTATTCCGTTTTTGCCGGTGTCGGAGAAAGAACTCGTGAAGGTAACGACTTGTGGCTGGAAATGCAGGAAACACAGATCGGCGACACGGGTACGAGCGTTCTGGAAAATACATGCCTGGTATTCGGGCAGATGAACGAACCGCCCGGAGCGAGGCTGCGGGTGCCTTTGACAGCTCTTACTATGGCTGAATATCTCTGCGAGATGAGCGGTGCTGAGACGCTGCTTTTCATTGACAATATCTTCCGCTTTTCACAGGCCGGTTCGGAAGTGTCCGCATTGCTTGGACGCATTCCATCTGCGGTAGGTTATCAGCCTACACTTGCTACGGAAATGGGCCAGCTTCAGGAACGGATCGCCTCGACTGCAAAGGGCGCGATAACATCCGTTCAGGCGGTTTATGTGCCCGCCGATGACCTTACGGACCCCGCACCTGCGACCACATTTACGCATCTGGACTCATCCGTCGTTCTCAGCAGGTCGATCGCTGAAAAGGGTATCTATCCTGCTGTTGATCCGCTCGCGAGCAGCTCGCGTATTCTTGACCCCAATGTGGTCGGCAAGGAGCATTATGACGTTGCCCAGCAGGTGCTTGAATATCTGCAGCGGTACCATGACCTGCAGGACATTATTGCTATCCTCGGTGTGGATGAGCTCGGCAAGTCCGATCAGTTGGCTGTTTCAAGAGCCCGCCGTCTGGAACGGTTCTTCTCTCAGCCGTTCACGGTCACAATGCAGTTTACCGGGATGGAAGGAAAATACGTCAGCGCTGCCGATACCGTAAGAAGCTGTAAGGAAATATGTGAGGGCAAATGGGATCATCTTCCTGAGCAGTCCTTTATGTATGTCGGTGTTGTCGAAGAGGCAGCTCAACAGGCTGCCCAGAGAGGTGCTTAA
- the metK gene encoding methionine adenosyltransferase produces the protein MAKKKTKPAGPGKANNGGHLFTSESVTMGHPDKVADQISDAVLDAMIAQDPHCRVACETMVTTGLAMVAGEITTDCYVDIPEVVRRTISEIGYTDPSIGFDGENCAVVTSIDKQSPDISQGVSEGEGMHKEQGAGDQGLMFGYACKETPVLMPMPIYLAHRITDRLARMRKNNKLPWLRPDGKSQVTVEYDDKGKPLRVHTVVVSTQHTEKVKYKALRKGIVEEVIMPVLPKRLVDDELIIHVNPTGRFVIGGPKGDCGLTGRKIIVDTYGGRGSHGGGAFSGKDPSKVDRSASYMARYIAKNVVAAGLADACEIQLSYAIGVAEPISVLANTEGTEKIDQREIERIVRKVFPLTPKGMIDHLKLRRPIYCKTARNGHFGHKDGDFTWEHTDMVDAIRKEAGMEPLKKGKKK, from the coding sequence ATGGCAAAGAAGAAGACCAAACCTGCGGGTCCAGGCAAGGCAAACAATGGCGGACATCTCTTTACGAGCGAATCTGTAACTATGGGGCATCCGGATAAGGTTGCCGATCAGATATCGGATGCTGTACTGGATGCAATGATCGCGCAGGACCCGCACTGCCGGGTTGCATGTGAAACGATGGTAACCACGGGCCTGGCGATGGTTGCCGGCGAAATAACAACAGATTGCTATGTCGACATACCCGAAGTGGTTCGCAGGACCATCAGCGAGATAGGCTATACCGATCCGTCAATCGGTTTTGACGGTGAGAATTGCGCGGTTGTCACCAGCATCGACAAACAGAGCCCCGACATTTCACAGGGTGTAAGTGAAGGCGAGGGCATGCACAAGGAACAGGGCGCCGGCGATCAGGGTCTGATGTTCGGCTATGCTTGCAAGGAAACACCGGTGCTCATGCCGATGCCGATCTATCTTGCTCACCGCATCACCGACAGACTCGCACGAATGCGTAAAAACAATAAGCTGCCCTGGCTTCGTCCTGACGGCAAGAGTCAGGTCACTGTAGAATATGACGACAAAGGCAAGCCGCTGCGTGTCCACACTGTCGTCGTTTCGACCCAGCACACCGAAAAGGTCAAGTATAAGGCCCTTCGCAAAGGTATTGTTGAAGAAGTGATCATGCCTGTGCTGCCCAAGCGGCTTGTTGATGACGAGCTCATCATACATGTCAATCCTACCGGCAGATTTGTCATAGGCGGCCCGAAGGGTGACTGCGGGCTGACCGGCCGAAAGATAATCGTCGACACGTATGGCGGTCGAGGCAGCCACGGCGGCGGAGCATTTTCCGGCAAGGATCCGTCAAAGGTGGATAGGTCCGCAAGCTACATGGCACGCTACATCGCCAAGAATGTCGTAGCAGCAGGTTTGGCAGATGCATGCGAAATACAGCTTTCATACGCGATCGGCGTAGCTGAGCCTATCAGCGTCCTGGCGAACACCGAAGGCACGGAAAAGATTGACCAGCGTGAGATAGAACGCATCGTCCGCAAGGTATTCCCGCTAACGCCAAAGGGTATGATCGATCATCTCAAGCTCAGACGACCGATCTACTGCAAGACCGCCCGCAACGGTCACTTCGGCCACAAGGACGGCGACTTCACATGGGAACACACAGACATGGTAGACGCGATCCGCAAAGAGGCGGGAATGGAGCCGCTTAAGAAAGGCAAGAAGAAATAG